The stretch of DNA GTCCAGTCTGCGGCGTAGGAAAGATCTCCACATATGGTCGAGGGTGCGGGCGAACCAAAAttggttgttgctgttgttgctgACTCTGAGCACTGAAAAAGCCTCCATACATAGGCTGTTGTGGAGATCCTCCCATTTGACCATACACTGGTTGTTGCTGCAACAATGACCCAAATTGACCGTACACAGGGTATGGTTGTTGGGATGAGCCTCCAATATTACCAACCATAGGTTGTGTCTGAGATCCTCCAGCCGCTTCCGAAAAGAATATAGGAGGAGACTGTGAGGGAAGCCCGAACATGTAATGCAACTGAGGCGATTGTGAAGAGCCAGCAGACATGTTGGGagaatgttgttgttgttgttgaaaaAACTGGGGCTGCTGAGGCGAtcgtggttgttgttgttgttgttgttgttgttgtggcaTTGACGTTGGAGGGGGGGCTGAACTGGACGCGCTACCTTGCGGTTGTGATGGTAAAAATTTTTGTAAGAAATTATTAAACCTCGGGTCATGCAGAGACGCGTCACTGGAGGTGCCAGACTGATCA from Cannabis sativa cultivar Pink pepper isolate KNU-18-1 chromosome 2, ASM2916894v1, whole genome shotgun sequence encodes:
- the LOC115703752 gene encoding mediator of RNA polymerase II transcription subunit 15-like — encoded protein: MFFNNFLPTNACCCYCISNILSGQEKMLEEAASMTDTEDDSSDASASKYKQLKAMNKVLGSRSDYIRGLGYKLKGSSTSSSSTQSQAQSQVPTSSITPEDMGVFAEFMLKMRDKIDQSGTSSDASLHDPRFNNFLQKFLPSQPQGSASSSAPPPTSMPQQQQQQQQQPRSPQQPQFFQQQQQHSPNMSAGSSQSPQLHYMFGLPSQSPPIFFSEAAGGSQTQPMVGNIGGSSQQPYPVYGQFGSLLQQQPVYGQMGGSPQQPMYGGFFSAQSQQQQQQPILVRPHPRPYVEIFPTPQTGQPYYPAPPAQSRENIDGSRLSANADEFLEFTDLNNDS